A stretch of DNA from Manihot esculenta cultivar AM560-2 chromosome 7, M.esculenta_v8, whole genome shotgun sequence:
taatgaaatgtgaCTTTGGGATAAGTGAAAATGAGAAGACTTGCTAGCTAGCAAGCATTTTTGGAGGCTATCTTCAAGTGTTGTAAACTGATTTATTGTTTAGATATGTACGCCGActtcaaataaaaaaacttattgtattgaaatactttaaaaaactttaaaaattcgattcaattttttattcagtttgatttaatttttaattttaaaaattttaattatttcggttcaattttaaaaaattcagtttaatttttttattcatttcgattcgattcgattcgatttttaattttaaaaattttaattatttcggttcggttcagttttgataaaaaaaattaatccgaatcgattagtgataatagtatattattttcaataatataatgaaattaaatcatattaaaattaaaatattttaattaaattttaaaatactaaaaatgaagtataaaaaataaaaaatttattaaaaattcaaatcaaattagatcgatttgatttaatttaatttttgattaaaatcaatttggtttgatttttataaataccaaaattttaatttttaatttattcgattcgattttaaatttaagcaaTCAAATACTTACTCAGGTACGGGACCTCAACAATGACTCAAaagttttgatattttaaatattgacCATTATTTTTCACATGTTAAAAACGTGGCATTGCTTAAAAATTAggtgtatatattttttaaaatcactaATTGAAATGTGGGAGAGAAAGATGAACACTATATACTTTTCTAAACATGGACATGTGTGGTGGGGAGAGTGGAAGTGAGCACTTGTGACCACTACTCTTAATAAACATTTTATAATAGACCAAGGTTGAAAGGTCAATGAGACAAGTCCTATCATGTTTATCTAATttgagaatttaaaaaaaaaaaaattattctgatTCATGATTAGGTTCATAAATCTAACTAAACATATTTCATGTTTACAGATAATATAAAGATAAGAGAAAGATGATGATTTTGTTAATTACCTGAATTTGATCACCAATATTTACAATGAAAGCATGTGGAGCTGGCTTCACAGTAATCCAATCATCTCCTCGTCGGACTTGAAGACCGGTAACATGATCGTCCGGCAAGAGAAGGGTCATGCCGCCGGGGTCCGAATGAGATGATAGACCAAGAGCCAAGTCAGGTTGTGGGCACTTGGGATAAAAATTCACCCTTAGACATGCCCCAATATTCTCACCACCAAATGCATCTTGCAAACGTGCCTCGTCTAATCCAAGATTTATAGATAATACCTTCATCAACCTCCCACATAGCTCCACCACTTGTTTTCCATATTCTTCAATCACTTCTCTAcacacataaaataaaataactgtaAATGATTTTgctcatttttaaatttatattaattcgaTTAATATTCGAACTCCAAAACCGACCCACTTTACACCTAAGGCGAAACAACTGCAAAGTGGCCGGCAAGGCAaagcttttaatattatttgtgGTACGATGATTAAGAAAACCGATAAGACACGTCGATTTCCAATATCCAAAGCTCTTAGCTTTGATGTTCTAAGCAAAACCAgacaaaaaatattaaagaaatcaaaaaagGGTAGTCGAGAAGAAATCAAGATTGAAGAAATATTACCTGCAATTAGCTGGGAGACCAGGCCACTTGTTGTTGTCTTTTAAAGACAAGGGAAGATAATGAAGGAAGTAGTAATCACTCCAATCAAGAATGGCTCCTTTTTCTACTCCTAGCCTGCTTCCATAACCTTCATATGTCTTGGGAGAATTTGCATATTTTTGCTTCTCCTCCATCGGCAAATGAAAGAATTCTCTCCATATTTTCCGACCACTGTCCAGCAACTCAGGATTAACTCCATGGTTGATAACTTGGAAGAATCCCCAGGTGCGACAGGCCATGGAAATTTCTCTAAGTATGGAAGCTCGAAGATTGTCATCATCTCCACTTAAACCTCCAAGATCAATAATAGGGATATTGATATCATCtcttggagaagaagaagaagaagatggtgaTTTTATGGATGGCCTTTCGTGTGGTGGCTTGATATATCGATCAGGAATTTCCTCCAAGCAGCGCTCCGATAAGGATTGAACACGAACTATTGGTTCAGGCCAATCTTGAAGATTGTTCATGGTGTTGAATATACTATATAAGTAGATGACATGAAACGATAAAACAATGAAACAAATAAGTCCTTAgattctttctctttttgttttaagaaagaaaggagAGGGGAAAGTGGAGATCGGGGGAGGGAAAGGGAGATGGGGACGAGGGAAGGAAATGAAGGAGCGGTGTTTAAAAGGAGAGGAAGAGTAGTGGTGAGGCCAAGCAAGTGAAATAGACGTAGATGAGAACGTGAAAATAATGGGGTTTTGCGGCGAGCGACATTCGCCATTTTGAGGTCATTTTTATTTCATAAGCTAGAACCGGAACTCACTAACGCTTTATTCATggaaaatatatttaagaaaattattttttatgtttaaaaaaataaaaaatattttttattttttttaaaattaaaattaaatataaaatataaaagcattttttaaat
This window harbors:
- the LOC110618790 gene encoding jasmonate-induced oxygenase 2; this encodes MNNLQDWPEPIVRVQSLSERCLEEIPDRYIKPPHERPSIKSPSSSSSSPRDDINIPIIDLGGLSGDDDNLRASILREISMACRTWGFFQVINHGVNPELLDSGRKIWREFFHLPMEEKQKYANSPKTYEGYGSRLGVEKGAILDWSDYYFLHYLPLSLKDNNKWPGLPANCREVIEEYGKQVVELCGRLMKVLSINLGLDEARLQDAFGGENIGACLRVNFYPKCPQPDLALGLSSHSDPGGMTLLLPDDHVTGLQVRRGDDWITVKPAPHAFIVNIGDQIQVLSNAIYKSVEHRVIVNSAKERVSLALFYNPKSDIPIKPLKELVTPERPSLYQPMTFDQYRLFIRTMGPRGKSQVEALKSPR